The DNA region GTCGCTTGTCTGTCGCCGGACGCTCCGTGATCATGTTCACCGCACCGCCGATCGCGTCCGAGCCGTAGAACGTCGAACCCGACCCGTGCAACACCTCAACCCGCGCCAACGCATCGAGTGGCACGGAGATGTCGAGGTTCAGGTGCCCCGTCTCAGGATCGTTGACGCGCAGCCCGTTGACGAGAATCAGCGACTGCTCGAACGTCGTGCCGCGAATCGACAGATCAGCCTGCACGCCGTTCGCCGCGCGCGATTGCACATTCAAGGAGGTGTCCTGGCGCAGGTAATCGGTCACGTTGTTGAAGAGTAACGGCTGCTCGCGCGTGTCCAGCGTCATGACGGAGCGGTTGGACTCCGAAAGCGGCATCGGCGGAATCGCTGTCGTGACGGTGACCGACTGCTCGACCGGCTTCACCTGTGCAGAGGACTGAGGCTGCTGAGCTGCGAGCGACGCAGCTCCGATTGCGAAAAACACGGCTGATCGAAGAACAAACACAGAACGATGATCTACCAACACCGTCTCACAGTGCAGGTAGTTTTGTTCGCATGTAAGTAATTGACCACTTCAACTAAAATCTTCGTGAAGTAAGAAATCGGGTGCCCCATCTTCGCCGCGCAGCGGCTAAGGTGGCAATCGCGCCTGAGGGCGATCCGGCGTTGCACTCAATATCCTGCAAAACCCACCTCAGCGACGATAAAACCGTCGCGAAGATGGGGCACCCGGGTTTGTGCGCTTCACTAAGGGAGAACACGATGCGGATCGAGTCATTCTTACAGCAAAGCCCTGTCTTCCAGGCCAGCCGCGTCGCGCGCCGCATGGAGGCGTCGCTGAACGCCATTCTGAGACACGAGGGACTCACCCTCTCCGAATCTTTGATGCTGGCGGCGATCTTCCTTGAGAAGAAGCGCGTTCGTCCCTCCGAGCTGGCCCGCACCTTCGAGACCACGCGCGGCAACGTCAGCCACTCGATCTCATCGCTCGAAGCCAAACGCCTCATTCGCCGCCGCATCGACTCCGAAGACGCACGCGGCTTCCTGCTCGAGCTGGAACCCGCAGGGAAGAAGCGCGCGGCCCGGGTTGCCGGAATCCTCGACCGCATGCAGTCGCAGATCGAAGTTGAAGTCGGAGCAACAAAACTCGAGACAATGCTGAAACAGATGGATGCGGTAGAGCGCCTGTGCTCGCGTCTTACTCAGGGATAAGCAAACTAAAATTCTAGTGTTGATGCAGGCTGTTCCGGCCCTTCAAACTCGAACTCAAAATTTTGTCATCCTGAGCGAAGCGACCGAAGGGAGCGCAGTCGAAGGACCTGTATTTCTTTGCAGGATGCTTCAGGAAGCCAACCGACAAGTGAGAACCACTTCCTCACTCCGGAATGATCTTCACAAAGACTCCATCCGGCAACGTCTTGCCTCCAAGCACATGCACCACGCCGTCACGGGTAAACCCGCGCAGCATCGCGCTGGGGCCAGGAGCTGCCGGGCGGGCATCGGGGTTTGGCGGCGCCGGGGACTTCGCCGGATAAGGCGTCGCCTTCAACGGAGCGGGAACAGGCTGCCCCGGAGCATGAGGGCGCTTCATCCCCCGGTCCATGGCCTGATTGGCCAGCCGGTCGGCGTCCTTGTTCTTGTGCCGGAGGGCATGTGATATTTCGAAGGCTTCGAGCTTTGCGATGCGACTCTTCGCCTCCTGCCAGAGGGGCTTCAGGTCGGGCGAGCTGACCTTGTACTTGCCCTGGATCTGCTTCACCATCAGCTCCGAGTCCGAGACTACCTTCAGCCGCCGGTAGCCATGCTCCAGCGCGTAGTCGAGCACCCCGAGCAGGCCGGAGTACTCAGCGAAGTTGTTGGTGCGGAAGCCCAGAAACTCGCTCAGTTCCGCCAGCGGCTCGCCGTTGGGACCGGTCATCACCGCGCCGTAGCCTGCCGGGCCGGGGTTGCCGCGCGCGCCGCCGTCGCAGTGGGCCGTCACCCACCCTGAGGGGTTGGAGGGCGCGGTTTCGGCGAAGAGGCTGGGAGCGGAGCGTTGGGACATCCGTCGAGTTTATAGGAAAGGCAACATCCGGCGGCTGCATCCCCTATTCGTTCGCATGGAGCCTGCTTACCTTCCGGGTGCTGATGCGGTCTATTCAAGCAGTAACAAGATGTCCTGACTCCGGAGTCAGATGCATGAATGCTGAAGTAACAGTGAATCCTGGCGGGGAGCTGGCGAGCAGTCTCCCCATGGCCCCCAAGGGGCGGCGTCCCGGAACTTTTTCCCCCGGATGGCGCGATGGCGCGGTTTTACGCGCCGGGACGGTAGAATCTTTGCCAGCGATGGCAAAGGCAGCGACCCAACCCGGCGCACGAGGCGGCAAGCTGACGCAGGCCCAGTTGGAGGCCCGCGCCCAGCAGCGCGCCGAGGATGACGAGCTGATCCGCGAGGCCCAGAAGGGGCAGCGCGCGGCCTTCGACACCCTCGTCCGCCGCTACGACCAGAGCGTGCTGCGGCTGGCGCTGCACATGCTCGGCAACGAACAGGATGCGCAGGACGTGCACCAGGAGGCCTTCATCAAGGCCTACCGGCACCTCGGCAACTTCCGGTTCGAGTGCAGTTTTTATACGTGGCTCTACCGGATCGTGACGAACCTCTGTCTCGACCAGTTGCGCCGCCGCAAGAGCCGCCGCGAAGACCCGTCCACCGCGATCGACTCCAGCGGCGACGAGATGGACCTGCTGGCGAACATCTCCGACGACCGGGCGATGGCGAACCCCGCCCGTGAGCTGGAGCGCAAGATGATGGGCGAGCGCATACGGGAGGCGCTCGACAAGCTCACTCCGCGCGAGCGGATGGTCTTCGAGCTGAAGCACTACCAGGGCCTGAAGCTGAGGACGATTGGAGAGATGTTGAGCACCACGGAGGAAACAGCGAAGAACACGCTGTTCCGGGCCACGCGCAAGCTGCGGGCCAACCTCGCCGAGCTTCGTGGAGCTTAGTACGAGATGCAGGAAACAAGGTACGGGCAGGCTGTACAGACCCGGCCAGGAAAGAGATTTTGAGGTCAGTTGAGGTAGAGAGATGAAGTGCGAAATGGCAAAGGACAACGTAATCCTCGCGTATTACGGTGAACTGCCCGATGAGCTGGCTGGATCGCTCGAGCAGCACCTGATGACATGCGAGGAGTGCAGGCATGAGCTTGAGGCGATCCAGGCCATGGAGACTCCGCTGGCCGCCATCCCCATGGTCGAGCCCACACCCAACCTGCTCGCCCAGTCGCGCATGCGTCTCGACGACGCGCTCGACTCGATTCCACCCCACGGCTTCCTCACCCGCCTCAGGACAAATTTTTTCGCATGGATGGGCCATCTTAGAAGCGCGCCCGCGCTGGCGACGCTGCTGGTCGGCGTCGGTTTCATCGGCGGCAACTTTCTGAACCGCTACGAGGTGGCGAGTCAGCCTCGTCCGCGCACCGGCCCCACGTATACCAACGAGACACATGCCGTGATTGGCAATGTCACCGGCATCGACCGTACGCCGGACTCCGAGCTGGTGCAGGTGCACTACAACAAGATCGTTCCCGAGACGGTGGAGGGCTCGCTTGACTCGGCCGAGATCCGTGAGCTGCTGTTGAAGGGTGCCATGGCTCCCACCGACAACGTTCGCGCCGAGTCAGTCAGTATGCTGGCGGGTGAGTGCAAGGCCGGCCACCAGTGCCCGTCGCGCGACGATGGCAAGGGAGTCCGCAACGCGCTGCTGGTCGCTCTGCGCTACGACAAGGACGCCGGCGTGCGTCTGAAGGCCCTCGAAGGGCTCGAGCCCTACGTCGCGCAGGACCAGAAGGTCCGCGACGCAATCCTCGACTCGCTGGCCAGCGACCCCGATGCCAAGGTGCGTATGGCGACCGTCAGCCTGCTTGAGCCGGTACAGCACGACTCCAGCGTGCGCAAGGTCCTCCGCAACGCCTCCACGCAGGACGAAAACCCATACATCCGCACGGTGAGCTACAACGCATTGCAGGGATCGGACTCGATCCAGTAGGGAAGACAAGATGGCACACGCAGGAATGAACTTGGGCTCGGCGGTGACGAGATCGATCGGTGTTCTAGCGCTGGCGGGTG from Acidobacteriota bacterium includes:
- a CDS encoding HEAT repeat domain-containing protein — protein: MKCEMAKDNVILAYYGELPDELAGSLEQHLMTCEECRHELEAIQAMETPLAAIPMVEPTPNLLAQSRMRLDDALDSIPPHGFLTRLRTNFFAWMGHLRSAPALATLLVGVGFIGGNFLNRYEVASQPRPRTGPTYTNETHAVIGNVTGIDRTPDSELVQVHYNKIVPETVEGSLDSAEIRELLLKGAMAPTDNVRAESVSMLAGECKAGHQCPSRDDGKGVRNALLVALRYDKDAGVRLKALEGLEPYVAQDQKVRDAILDSLASDPDAKVRMATVSLLEPVQHDSSVRKVLRNASTQDENPYIRTVSYNALQGSDSIQ
- a CDS encoding reverse transcriptase-like protein, producing the protein MSQRSAPSLFAETAPSNPSGWVTAHCDGGARGNPGPAGYGAVMTGPNGEPLAELSEFLGFRTNNFAEYSGLLGVLDYALEHGYRRLKVVSDSELMVKQIQGKYKVSSPDLKPLWQEAKSRIAKLEAFEISHALRHKNKDADRLANQAMDRGMKRPHAPGQPVPAPLKATPYPAKSPAPPNPDARPAAPGPSAMLRGFTRDGVVHVLGGKTLPDGVFVKIIPE
- a CDS encoding MarR family transcriptional regulator, which encodes MRIESFLQQSPVFQASRVARRMEASLNAILRHEGLTLSESLMLAAIFLEKKRVRPSELARTFETTRGNVSHSISSLEAKRLIRRRIDSEDARGFLLELEPAGKKRAARVAGILDRMQSQIEVEVGATKLETMLKQMDAVERLCSRLTQG
- a CDS encoding sigma-70 family RNA polymerase sigma factor, which gives rise to MAPKGRRPGTFSPGWRDGAVLRAGTVESLPAMAKAATQPGARGGKLTQAQLEARAQQRAEDDELIREAQKGQRAAFDTLVRRYDQSVLRLALHMLGNEQDAQDVHQEAFIKAYRHLGNFRFECSFYTWLYRIVTNLCLDQLRRRKSRREDPSTAIDSSGDEMDLLANISDDRAMANPARELERKMMGERIREALDKLTPRERMVFELKHYQGLKLRTIGEMLSTTEETAKNTLFRATRKLRANLAELRGA